One segment of Pontibacter akesuensis DNA contains the following:
- a CDS encoding sensor histidine kinase: MVYSGFRVKLLLRLLLLIGVALVMLLVLYRTDWYMTALCLLLLILFQLYDMIHFVERTNRDISSFLEAMRHSDFTQRFSAERANASYQELYASFNDISDAFLKVKTEKQAHYHYLQTIVEQVGVGILSFDEDGEVQLVNEVTKNLLHVPHLRHIDSLERLSPELVQALYSIAHQEKRLVTVQLKQEQLLLSLHASELLLQGIPLKIVTLQNIQSELEEQELQTWQKVIRVLTHEIMNSITPVISLTATVSGLLQQEVIAKQQAGQKIDSEVLEDMQAGLQTVEKRSSGMLNFVKNYRRLMRLPTSELRPVRISGLLRQVHQLLQQELKHQSVSLKMYLPDEKVEVMADPEQLEQVLINLIKNSMEACQECTDPQVEVVAFVPEGERQRLRIDVADNGPGIPEDVLDKIFIPFYTTKKQGSGIGLSLSRQIMQQHGGTIRVHTQPGETIFSLQLRLINNE; encoded by the coding sequence ATGGTTTATAGTGGCTTTCGGGTAAAACTGTTGCTGCGCCTGCTGCTGCTGATCGGGGTGGCACTGGTGATGCTGCTGGTGCTGTACCGCACCGATTGGTACATGACGGCGCTCTGCCTGCTGCTGCTTATTCTTTTCCAGCTCTACGACATGATCCACTTCGTGGAGCGCACCAACCGCGACATCAGCAGCTTTCTGGAGGCTATGCGCCACTCAGATTTCACACAGCGCTTTTCAGCCGAAAGAGCCAACGCCTCCTACCAGGAACTGTATGCGAGCTTCAACGACATCTCCGATGCCTTTCTGAAGGTGAAAACCGAGAAACAGGCGCACTACCATTACCTGCAGACCATTGTGGAACAGGTGGGCGTGGGCATCCTTTCGTTTGATGAGGATGGGGAGGTGCAGCTGGTGAACGAAGTAACCAAGAACCTCCTGCACGTGCCCCACCTGCGCCATATAGACTCTCTGGAGCGGCTAAGCCCAGAGTTGGTGCAGGCACTTTACAGTATAGCTCACCAGGAAAAGCGGCTGGTGACGGTGCAGCTGAAACAGGAGCAGCTGCTGCTTAGCCTGCACGCTTCGGAGCTGCTGCTGCAGGGCATTCCGCTGAAGATCGTGACGCTGCAGAACATACAGTCTGAGCTGGAGGAACAGGAACTGCAGACCTGGCAGAAGGTGATCCGGGTGCTGACGCATGAGATTATGAACTCCATTACGCCGGTAATTTCCCTGACCGCTACCGTTTCGGGATTGCTGCAACAGGAGGTAATCGCAAAACAGCAGGCGGGCCAAAAGATAGACTCTGAGGTGCTGGAGGACATGCAGGCGGGCCTGCAGACCGTGGAGAAGCGCAGCTCCGGCATGCTGAACTTTGTGAAGAACTACCGCCGGTTAATGCGCCTGCCCACCTCGGAGCTGCGGCCGGTGAGGATAAGCGGGTTGCTGCGCCAGGTACACCAGTTGCTGCAGCAGGAACTGAAGCACCAGTCCGTTAGCCTGAAAATGTACCTGCCGGATGAGAAGGTAGAGGTGATGGCTGACCCGGAGCAACTGGAGCAGGTGCTCATCAATCTGATCAAGAACAGCATGGAGGCCTGCCAGGAGTGTACGGACCCGCAGGTGGAAGTGGTGGCTTTCGTGCCGGAGGGAGAGCGCCAAAGGCTGCGCATCGACGTGGCGGATAACGGCCCCGGCATTCCTGAGGATGTGCTGGATAAAATCTTCATCCCTTTCTACACCACCAAAAAACAAGGCTCCGGCATTGGCCTGAGCTTATCGAGGCAAATCATGCAGCAACACGGCGGTACCATCCGCGTGCATACCCAGCCCGGCGAAACAATATTCAGCCTGCAGCTTAGATTAATCAATAATGAGTAA
- a CDS encoding sigma-54-dependent transcriptional regulator — protein MSKTACKVLVVDDEEDILLAGKLLLKQHFAVVKTTSDPYQIPALMQEHGFDVVLLDMNYSTGATSSKEGFHWLKQIQQLSPKTTVILMTAYGDIEMAVRALKEGATDFVLKPWQNEKLVAVLKTACQHGSASVKRSAEAAEQNNTAYHYDGFIGVSPAMQRVYQTIDKVAGTDANVLILGENGTGKEVAARALHRKSKRAGNVFEKVDLGAVSETLFESELFGHAKGSFTDAKEDRAGRLEAATGGSLFLDELGNLSLALQAKLLTVLQSRQVIRLGTNKPRPIDIRLICATNMPLYQMVREGSFRQDLLYRINTVEINLPPLRERREDIKLLAEHFLQVYRQKYDRAGLKLNADTMQRLSAYRWPGNIRELDHAMERAVILCDGNTLSPDDFYFAPDEDREQQRQESQGIADADYTLDTLEKMMVQKALVKHSGNITHAAKDLGITRTALYRRIEKHGL, from the coding sequence ATGAGTAAAACCGCTTGCAAAGTTTTGGTAGTTGATGACGAGGAAGACATTCTGCTGGCCGGAAAGCTCTTGCTGAAGCAGCACTTTGCCGTCGTTAAAACAACCTCAGACCCGTACCAGATTCCGGCCCTTATGCAGGAGCACGGCTTTGATGTGGTGTTGCTGGACATGAACTATAGCACCGGCGCCACCTCTAGCAAAGAGGGTTTCCACTGGTTGAAGCAGATCCAGCAGCTCTCCCCGAAAACCACCGTGATTCTGATGACGGCCTACGGCGACATTGAGATGGCCGTGCGTGCCCTGAAAGAGGGTGCCACAGACTTCGTGCTCAAGCCCTGGCAAAACGAGAAGCTGGTGGCCGTGCTCAAAACTGCCTGCCAGCACGGCAGCGCCAGCGTAAAGCGCAGTGCCGAGGCCGCCGAGCAGAACAACACCGCCTATCACTATGATGGCTTTATTGGGGTGTCGCCAGCCATGCAGCGCGTGTACCAAACCATTGATAAAGTGGCCGGAACCGATGCGAACGTGCTTATACTTGGTGAGAATGGAACCGGAAAGGAAGTAGCGGCACGCGCCCTGCACCGTAAATCAAAAAGAGCGGGCAATGTATTTGAGAAAGTGGACTTGGGCGCCGTGAGCGAGACTTTGTTTGAGAGTGAGCTTTTCGGCCACGCCAAAGGTTCTTTTACCGATGCCAAGGAAGACAGGGCCGGACGCCTGGAGGCAGCCACGGGAGGCTCTTTATTTCTAGATGAGCTCGGAAACCTGTCGCTTGCGCTGCAGGCCAAGTTGCTCACCGTACTGCAAAGCCGCCAGGTAATTCGCCTCGGCACCAACAAACCGCGGCCCATCGACATCCGGCTTATCTGTGCCACCAACATGCCGCTGTACCAGATGGTGCGCGAGGGCTCCTTCAGGCAGGACTTGCTGTACCGCATCAACACCGTGGAGATAAACCTTCCGCCGCTGCGCGAGCGCCGTGAGGACATCAAGCTGCTGGCCGAGCATTTTTTGCAGGTGTACCGCCAGAAGTATGATCGGGCGGGACTGAAGCTAAACGCCGATACCATGCAGCGCCTTTCCGCTTACCGCTGGCCCGGCAACATCAGGGAACTCGACCATGCCATGGAACGAGCCGTTATACTTTGCGATGGCAACACACTGAGCCCGGATGACTTTTACTTTGCGCCAGACGAGGACAGGGAGCAGCAGCGGCAGGAGAGCCAAGGTATAGCCGACGCGGACTATACGCTGGATACGCTCGAGAAGATGATGGTACAAAAGGCCCTGGTGAAGCATAGCGGCAACATCACCCATGCCGCCAAAGACCTCGGCATTACCCGCACCGCCCTCTACCGCAGAATAGAGAAACATGGTTTATAG
- a CDS encoding efflux RND transporter periplasmic adaptor subunit, translating into MDRVIEKKKFTTKKIVLIAAGALVLVLVLYNLLFAEHSSKLNVDSERVTIGQVQQGNFQEFIAIDGSVDPLKSFYLDITEGGRVEKIYTDDGRMVEKGDTILKLSNTTLQIDFMTRETQLYDLMNERQNSEITMKQDLIRKENELAEIEYNLALAERKYERNKMLIAEKVISQEEFEAARDEYNYLKKRKMLAGRSVKQDAKLMDDRLNQLDESIRRMEANIGMARSTLNNLYVTAPFTGQLSTLKAEVGESKAPGENIGQIDDLNGYKIKANIDEHYISRVYPGLTGNFDFNGKTYKVEIAKVFPEVQNNTFQVDLQFAEGTPEGIRRGQTLQLKLNLNDGGKAVLLPRGGFYQSTGGNWVFVVNDAGTYAEKRNIKLGRQNPNHYEVLDGLQPGEKVVLSSYDSYGDIDRLELK; encoded by the coding sequence ATGGACCGCGTAATTGAAAAAAAGAAGTTTACCACAAAGAAAATCGTCCTGATTGCAGCTGGCGCGCTGGTGTTGGTGCTGGTGCTCTACAACCTGCTCTTTGCCGAGCACAGCTCCAAACTGAACGTAGACAGCGAGCGCGTGACAATCGGGCAGGTGCAGCAGGGAAACTTCCAGGAATTCATTGCCATCGACGGCTCAGTTGATCCGCTGAAAAGCTTTTACCTGGATATTACCGAGGGTGGCCGCGTGGAGAAGATCTATACCGACGATGGCCGCATGGTGGAAAAGGGAGACACGATCCTGAAGCTCTCCAACACCACGCTTCAAATTGACTTCATGACGCGCGAAACCCAGCTTTACGATTTGATGAACGAGCGCCAAAACTCAGAGATCACCATGAAGCAGGACCTGATCCGGAAAGAAAATGAGTTGGCAGAAATAGAGTACAACCTGGCCCTGGCCGAGCGCAAGTATGAGCGCAACAAAATGCTGATCGCCGAGAAGGTAATTTCGCAGGAGGAGTTTGAAGCCGCACGCGACGAGTATAATTACCTGAAAAAGCGCAAGATGCTGGCCGGGCGCTCTGTAAAGCAGGACGCTAAACTGATGGATGACCGCCTGAACCAACTCGATGAGTCAATCCGCCGCATGGAGGCCAACATCGGCATGGCTCGCAGCACGCTTAACAACCTGTATGTCACGGCACCCTTCACAGGCCAGCTTTCTACGCTGAAAGCCGAGGTAGGCGAATCGAAGGCTCCGGGAGAGAACATTGGCCAGATAGACGATCTGAACGGCTATAAGATCAAGGCGAACATCGACGAACACTATATCTCCAGAGTTTACCCGGGCCTTACCGGCAACTTCGACTTCAACGGCAAAACTTACAAGGTAGAGATCGCCAAGGTATTCCCGGAAGTACAGAACAACACCTTCCAGGTAGACCTGCAGTTTGCCGAGGGAACGCCGGAGGGCATCCGCCGCGGCCAGACGCTGCAGCTGAAGCTGAATTTGAACGACGGCGGTAAAGCGGTACTGCTGCCACGCGGCGGCTTCTACCAAAGCACCGGCGGCAACTGGGTATTTGTGGTGAACGATGCCGGCACTTACGCCGAAAAACGCAACATCAAGCTGGGCCGCCAGAACCCGAACCATTATGAGGTATTGGATGGCCTGCAGCCCGGCGAGAAAGTGGTGCTCTCGTCGTACGACAGCTACGGCGACATTGACCGCTTGGAGTTGAAATAG
- a CDS encoding ABC transporter ATP-binding protein produces MQELVIDTQNLQKKYITDTVETTALAGVDLKIKRGEFVAIMGPSGCGKSTLLNILGLLDSPSAGSFKFLNQEVANVSERQRAKLRKENLGFVFQSFNLIDELTVEENIALPLAYLGVSKSETSKKTQEAMERMGIAHRRNHFPQQLSGGQQQRVAIARATVSNPALILADEPTGNLDSVHGREVMQLLSELNEAGTTVVMVTHSPTDAEYAHRIVNLFDGQIVTENLNVKRHAAELL; encoded by the coding sequence ATGCAAGAATTAGTAATCGACACGCAGAATCTGCAGAAGAAGTACATTACTGACACAGTGGAGACAACAGCGCTGGCTGGTGTCGACCTGAAGATCAAGCGGGGCGAATTTGTGGCCATCATGGGCCCGTCCGGCTGCGGCAAGTCTACGCTGCTTAACATACTTGGCTTGCTGGACAGCCCCTCTGCCGGCAGCTTTAAGTTTTTGAACCAGGAAGTGGCCAATGTGTCGGAGCGCCAGCGCGCCAAGCTGCGCAAAGAGAACCTGGGCTTCGTGTTCCAGAGCTTTAACCTGATTGATGAGCTGACTGTGGAGGAAAACATTGCCCTGCCGCTTGCTTACTTGGGCGTTTCCAAGTCTGAGACAAGCAAAAAAACACAGGAAGCCATGGAGCGCATGGGCATCGCCCACCGCCGCAACCACTTTCCGCAGCAGCTATCCGGTGGTCAGCAGCAGCGTGTGGCCATTGCCCGTGCCACGGTATCCAACCCAGCCCTTATACTTGCCGACGAACCAACTGGTAACCTCGACTCGGTGCACGGCCGTGAGGTGATGCAGTTGCTGTCGGAACTGAACGAGGCAGGAACGACTGTGGTAATGGTAACGCACTCCCCTACTGATGCTGAATACGCGCACCGTATCGTGAATCTGTTTGACGGCCAGATCGTGACAGAGAACCTGAACGTGAAGCGCCATGCTGCAGAACTACTTTAA
- a CDS encoding ABC transporter permease: MLQNYFKVALRHLTRNKVYSAINIGGLAVGIAACILIFLFVKDELSYDRYHAKADRVYRVTRDFVSGNGSVSLHLARVAPPVGPLLQQDFPQIEAVARMVTFGILFEDKETQRTYSEDNVYFAEPAVFEMFDIELVNGNREKALREPFTILLSQEMAEKYYPGENPVGKVLHFGENSSLRVEGVFKPFPANSHLHPDFLGSFITLNDTTVYGAEQLKTNWGNNSFPTYVLLESEKDAAQLEAQFPAFLDKHLAGTDHADGAKPSDFTNLYLQKLTDIHLKSNLDSELEVNGDMDSIMILSAVALIILLIACINYINLSTARATTRAKEVGVRKVIGAARQNLVLQFLLESVLTVSIATLLALGLVELCLPWLNTFTDKALDFNLLSDNWLLALVFLLPLLVGILAGLYPALYLSHFQAATVLKGALSNSSKNPMLRKTLVVVQFSVSIILIIATGIIFQQLMYIQNKDLGFDKDQLVILPDNSEMRPQFEAFKAELLKSSAIEGVGRSQLIPTEQLLNSAGAQVAKGDSMAPTTASIKFVTVDHDMFDVYNIKLVAGRNFSREYRSDDTAAYVLNEAAVRMIGWSDPQQAINQRFTYGGNNGRIIGVVNDINFESLHKEIAPMVFMIRGWGNYQNISIKIGGDTPQALAHIEETWNKFLPNYPFEYEFMDQLYGQTYEAEQKKGQIFTLFSCMAILIACLGLFGLASYTTVQRRKEIGIRKVFGAPVASIVALISKDFMKLVLVANILAWPIAWYAMRSWLDDFAYRINIGTDIFILAGIVAFIIAMATISYQAIRAATSDPVKSIRTE, translated from the coding sequence ATGCTGCAGAACTACTTTAAAGTAGCACTGCGCCACCTGACGCGCAACAAAGTATACTCGGCCATCAACATCGGCGGGCTGGCGGTCGGTATTGCGGCGTGCATTCTCATCTTTCTTTTTGTGAAGGATGAGCTGAGCTACGACCGCTACCATGCCAAAGCCGACCGCGTGTACCGGGTTACCCGCGATTTTGTGTCGGGCAATGGCTCCGTAAGCCTGCACCTGGCCCGCGTGGCGCCTCCGGTGGGTCCGCTACTGCAGCAGGACTTTCCGCAGATAGAGGCTGTTGCCCGCATGGTGACGTTTGGGATTCTGTTTGAGGATAAAGAGACGCAGCGAACCTATAGCGAAGACAACGTATACTTTGCCGAGCCTGCCGTTTTCGAAATGTTCGACATTGAACTGGTGAACGGGAACAGGGAGAAGGCCCTGCGGGAGCCCTTTACCATTCTGCTTAGCCAGGAAATGGCAGAGAAGTATTACCCGGGCGAAAACCCGGTAGGCAAGGTGCTGCACTTCGGTGAAAACTCCAGCCTGAGGGTGGAGGGTGTGTTTAAGCCTTTCCCGGCCAACTCGCACCTGCACCCCGATTTTCTTGGCTCTTTTATCACCCTGAATGATACCACGGTATACGGTGCGGAACAGTTGAAAACAAACTGGGGAAACAACTCCTTCCCTACCTACGTGCTGCTGGAGTCTGAGAAAGATGCGGCACAGCTGGAGGCGCAGTTTCCGGCTTTCCTGGACAAGCATTTGGCTGGCACAGATCATGCGGACGGGGCAAAACCAAGCGATTTCACGAACCTGTACCTGCAAAAGCTCACTGACATCCACCTCAAATCCAACCTGGACTCAGAGCTGGAGGTGAACGGCGACATGGACAGCATCATGATTTTGTCGGCAGTGGCCCTGATCATCCTGCTGATTGCCTGCATCAACTACATCAACCTAAGTACGGCACGCGCCACCACCCGCGCAAAGGAAGTAGGCGTTCGGAAAGTGATCGGCGCAGCAAGGCAAAACCTGGTGCTGCAGTTTCTGCTGGAGTCTGTGCTTACCGTTAGCATCGCCACGCTGCTGGCGCTGGGTTTGGTGGAGCTCTGCCTGCCCTGGCTCAACACCTTTACCGACAAAGCGCTGGACTTTAACCTGCTTTCAGATAACTGGCTTCTGGCGCTGGTATTCCTGCTGCCCCTGCTGGTAGGCATTCTGGCTGGCTTGTACCCTGCGCTATACTTGTCGCATTTTCAGGCGGCTACGGTGCTGAAAGGCGCCCTTAGCAACAGCTCCAAGAACCCGATGCTACGCAAGACGCTGGTGGTGGTGCAGTTCTCTGTATCCATTATCCTGATCATCGCCACGGGCATCATCTTTCAGCAGCTGATGTACATCCAGAACAAGGACCTGGGTTTTGACAAGGATCAGCTGGTGATTTTACCGGACAACAGTGAGATGCGCCCACAGTTTGAGGCTTTTAAGGCGGAGCTACTGAAGTCTTCCGCTATAGAGGGCGTGGGCCGTTCGCAGCTGATCCCGACAGAGCAACTGCTGAATTCAGCCGGCGCTCAGGTGGCCAAAGGCGACAGCATGGCACCCACCACAGCCAGCATCAAGTTTGTGACGGTGGATCATGATATGTTCGATGTGTACAACATTAAACTTGTGGCAGGCCGCAACTTTAGCCGCGAGTACAGGAGTGATGACACGGCAGCCTATGTGCTGAACGAGGCGGCAGTGCGCATGATCGGCTGGAGTGATCCGCAGCAGGCTATTAACCAGCGCTTTACCTACGGCGGTAACAATGGCCGCATTATCGGGGTGGTGAACGACATCAACTTCGAATCGCTGCACAAGGAGATTGCTCCGATGGTGTTCATGATCCGTGGGTGGGGCAACTATCAGAACATCTCCATCAAGATCGGTGGGGACACGCCACAGGCACTGGCGCACATTGAGGAAACCTGGAACAAGTTTCTGCCTAACTATCCTTTTGAGTATGAATTCATGGACCAGCTGTACGGGCAAACCTATGAGGCCGAGCAAAAGAAAGGGCAAATATTCACCCTCTTTTCCTGCATGGCTATCCTGATCGCGTGCTTAGGTTTGTTTGGGCTTGCCTCCTACACCACGGTGCAGCGCCGAAAGGAAATAGGCATCCGCAAAGTATTCGGTGCGCCGGTTGCCAGCATTGTTGCCTTAATCTCGAAGGACTTTATGAAGCTGGTGCTGGTGGCGAACATACTTGCCTGGCCCATTGCCTGGTACGCCATGCGCTCGTGGTTGGATGACTTTGCCTACCGCATCAACATCGGCACGGACATTTTTATACTTGCGGGCATCGTGGCCTTCATTATCGCTATGGCAACGATCAGTTACCAGGCGATCAGAGCCGCAACCTCTGATCCTGTCAAGTCGATCAGAACAGAATAA
- a CDS encoding nuclear transport factor 2 family protein, whose protein sequence is MKKIYMLALLLCSLCPGANAQTPDDEKAIRQAIQNYVDSFYQADTTKVYASVHPELAKRGYYKRDNSYREAKMTFEQMVQLSARWNRTNPVPADAPKEITIFEVKDKIASAKVKAMWGTDYFHLAKNDGQWKVVNVLWQD, encoded by the coding sequence ATGAAAAAGATATACATGCTTGCCTTGTTGCTCTGCAGCCTCTGCCCCGGGGCAAACGCGCAGACACCCGATGATGAGAAAGCTATCCGGCAGGCCATCCAAAACTATGTAGACAGTTTTTATCAGGCTGATACTACCAAAGTATACGCCAGTGTGCACCCGGAGCTTGCCAAAAGAGGCTACTACAAAAGAGACAACAGCTACCGGGAAGCCAAAATGACTTTTGAGCAGATGGTACAGCTTTCTGCCCGCTGGAACAGGACAAACCCGGTACCGGCAGATGCGCCAAAGGAGATCACCATCTTTGAGGTGAAGGACAAGATCGCATCGGCAAAGGTGAAAGCCATGTGGGGCACCGACTACTTCCACCTGGCCAAGAACGATGGGCAGTGGAAAGTGGTGAACGTGCTCTGGCAGGACTAG
- a CDS encoding ABC transporter permease, with protein MLQNYFKITIRNLMRNKVYSAINIVGLAIGVASCLLIFLYVQDELSYESHFDKADRIVRIAGEIEHEGQVNKFALSAPVLAPNLLKNFPELEHVTQLLSAGKQTIWYKDKSFTEDKLIFADSSFFDVFSYELVAGNPASALDEPQTMVVSEEMAQKYFGGAEEAMGKVLKFSRDPYRVTGVFRNEGHSHIQASGFLARSTFDKQRQDVLDGNNHWFNMSRYTYALLSNEAQIQPLQEKLHTFAETDVTPWIKENNLSASMKFVLQPLKSIHFNTTYEADLSPAGNITYIYIFAAVAVFLLLIASINYMNLATARSAKRAKEVGLRKVVGAYRSQIISQFIGESLLITLLAVILALALTQIMIPVFNSLTDKQFDSAFFLQTEVLLALLAIVVFIGVVAGSYPAIFLSGFKPIDVLKTDKAPKGGSATLRKTLVVLQFAISLIMIVGTIVVFSQMHFLKNRDLGFNKEQVLVIDIPTGDSTLVKQLPSIKNELLRNPSIEHVSNSDDIPAESLSNLLVFAEKDGQTLQNTMNVMFVDYDFLDAMGIELQQGRNYSKDFGTDLKGALLINEAAAKKMEWQEPLGKRLEVIDWDAKVIGVVKDFHTTSLHSNVEPLILALRPSSPGYLLVRIKPQDMASTISFIESKWRAFDPKHPMEYFFMDDHFDAQYRAEEKMLTVFGYFAGLTILIACLGLFGLASYTAEQRTKEIGIRKVLGSSNGSIVMLLSKDFALLVLIAIVLASPVAWYGMHKWLQDFAYRIDLSWWMFALAAVAALVIALATVSFQALKAALLDPVKAMRT; from the coding sequence ATGCTACAGAACTATTTCAAAATCACCATCCGTAATCTAATGCGGAACAAAGTGTACTCGGCCATCAACATTGTAGGCCTTGCCATTGGTGTAGCCTCCTGCCTGCTCATCTTTCTGTACGTGCAGGACGAGCTGAGCTACGAGAGCCATTTTGACAAGGCTGATCGTATTGTGCGGATAGCCGGGGAGATTGAGCACGAAGGGCAGGTAAACAAATTCGCTCTGTCGGCACCCGTACTTGCCCCGAACCTACTGAAGAATTTCCCAGAACTGGAGCATGTTACCCAGCTCCTATCAGCCGGCAAGCAAACCATCTGGTACAAAGACAAAAGCTTTACAGAGGATAAACTCATTTTTGCCGACAGCTCCTTTTTTGATGTTTTCAGTTACGAGTTGGTGGCGGGCAACCCGGCAAGTGCCTTAGACGAGCCGCAGACGATGGTGGTGAGTGAGGAAATGGCACAGAAGTACTTTGGCGGAGCAGAGGAGGCCATGGGGAAAGTGCTGAAGTTTAGCCGCGACCCCTACAGGGTGACGGGTGTATTCCGAAACGAGGGCCACTCTCACATTCAGGCCAGCGGCTTTCTGGCGCGCAGCACCTTTGATAAGCAGCGCCAGGACGTGCTGGATGGCAACAACCATTGGTTTAACATGAGCCGTTATACCTATGCACTTCTAAGCAACGAAGCCCAAATTCAGCCGCTGCAGGAAAAGCTACACACATTTGCCGAAACGGATGTGACGCCCTGGATCAAGGAAAACAACCTGAGCGCCTCCATGAAGTTTGTTCTGCAGCCACTGAAGAGCATCCACTTTAACACCACCTACGAGGCAGACCTCTCCCCTGCCGGAAACATCACCTACATCTATATTTTTGCTGCCGTAGCCGTTTTTCTGCTGCTCATAGCAAGTATAAATTACATGAACCTGGCCACGGCACGCTCGGCCAAACGCGCCAAAGAGGTGGGCCTTAGAAAAGTAGTGGGCGCTTATCGCTCCCAGATCATCAGCCAGTTTATCGGCGAATCGCTGCTGATTACGTTGCTGGCTGTCATACTTGCGCTGGCGCTGACGCAAATCATGATTCCGGTTTTCAACTCACTCACGGACAAACAGTTTGATTCAGCCTTCTTCCTCCAAACGGAAGTGTTGCTGGCGCTACTAGCCATTGTGGTTTTCATTGGGGTAGTGGCCGGAAGTTACCCCGCTATCTTCCTTTCAGGCTTTAAACCCATTGATGTGCTGAAGACGGATAAAGCACCGAAAGGCGGCAGTGCCACGCTGAGAAAGACACTGGTGGTCCTCCAGTTTGCCATTTCACTGATCATGATTGTCGGAACGATTGTCGTCTTCAGCCAAATGCATTTCCTGAAAAACCGCGACCTGGGATTCAACAAGGAGCAGGTACTCGTTATTGATATTCCAACCGGCGACTCCACGCTGGTAAAGCAACTACCCAGCATCAAGAACGAGCTACTGCGCAACCCCAGCATTGAGCATGTCTCCAACTCGGATGATATTCCGGCGGAGTCGCTTAGCAACCTGCTTGTGTTTGCCGAGAAAGACGGACAGACGCTGCAAAACACCATGAACGTGATGTTTGTGGATTACGACTTTCTTGATGCCATGGGCATTGAGCTGCAGCAGGGCCGCAACTACTCCAAAGACTTCGGCACCGACCTGAAGGGAGCGCTGCTCATCAACGAGGCTGCCGCTAAAAAGATGGAATGGCAGGAGCCGCTGGGCAAGCGCCTGGAGGTGATCGACTGGGATGCAAAAGTGATCGGTGTTGTAAAGGATTTCCATACGACGTCGCTGCACTCCAATGTGGAGCCGCTTATACTTGCGCTCCGGCCCTCCTCTCCCGGTTATTTGCTGGTGCGCATCAAACCACAGGACATGGCCTCCACCATCAGCTTTATCGAAAGCAAGTGGCGCGCCTTTGATCCGAAGCACCCCATGGAGTATTTCTTTATGGATGATCACTTTGATGCGCAGTACCGTGCCGAGGAGAAAATGCTGACGGTGTTTGGTTACTTTGCAGGGCTGACCATACTTATCGCCTGCCTCGGCCTGTTTGGATTGGCCTCTTACACGGCGGAGCAGCGCACAAAGGAAATTGGCATCCGCAAGGTGCTCGGCTCCTCGAACGGCAGCATTGTGATGCTGCTTTCCAAAGACTTTGCCCTGCTGGTTCTCATTGCCATTGTGCTGGCCAGCCCCGTCGCCTGGTACGGCATGCACAAGTGGCTGCAGGACTTTGCCTACCGCATCGACTTAAGCTGGTGGATGTTTGCCTTAGCGGCAGTGGCAGCACTGGTTATCGCCCTGGCCACCGTCAGTTTCCAGGCCTTGAAAGCTGCGCTGCTTGATCCGGTAAAGGCCATGAGAACCTGA